One Sphingomicrobium sp. XHP0239 DNA segment encodes these proteins:
- a CDS encoding M61 family metallopeptidase, protein MMKKLLCGSGLFALSIGSAHAQVAYELDLAKAEWQRGEVTAVFPDPDGATLDVKMPAWRTGRYTIIDQANGVRDFAATGADGRALGWEKVDKSTWRIDARGQGPIKVSYRIHADQLGDRLRHFDDSHAYFNAAGIFVYADETRDEPITVALEVPQNWQSWSGLDRTGPHSFSAPDYDVFADDPIETGLSERVTFEADGIDYALVRWGGGNLDLAAAQRDLAAIGRASQEIWDGYPFENYLYIVHATDDVGGATEYARSTIMQRPRNSFAGGGYRSFLTTAAHELIHAWNVKGYRAAGMNPYDYQTENYTDLLWLTEGSTSYFSYLMMAWADLVSVEETLGTLEGQMRSNALTPGREVQSLRQASMDEWIGAPGDMSYNDSISIYREGAIASMLLDLEMIARTNGRVSYRDVHQRLWERFQAGDGAFTSNEVKAILRELTGSDWNDWWAAHIDSPLLPDYAAALAPVGLQLSQTRSAGATTGWQVRQGNAGATVGAVPRGGAAWDAGFRSGDVIVTIDGEEATPEILDGLSERSPGTSVGVGYLRRGERSEKILTLGAPTVLPGIEAVANPTADQARLFEAWMLKPHPNAS, encoded by the coding sequence ATGATGAAGAAACTGCTTTGCGGGAGCGGCCTGTTCGCGCTGTCCATCGGTTCGGCGCACGCGCAGGTCGCCTACGAACTGGATCTGGCCAAGGCGGAATGGCAGCGCGGCGAAGTGACGGCGGTCTTCCCCGACCCCGACGGTGCCACGCTCGATGTGAAGATGCCCGCGTGGCGGACCGGCCGTTACACCATCATCGACCAGGCCAACGGCGTCCGCGACTTTGCCGCCACCGGTGCCGACGGAAGGGCGCTTGGCTGGGAAAAGGTCGACAAGTCGACGTGGCGGATCGATGCGCGCGGGCAGGGGCCGATCAAGGTGAGCTATCGCATCCACGCAGACCAGTTGGGAGACCGCCTTCGCCACTTCGACGACAGTCATGCCTATTTCAATGCGGCCGGGATTTTCGTCTACGCGGACGAGACCCGGGACGAGCCGATCACGGTGGCGCTGGAGGTTCCCCAGAACTGGCAAAGCTGGTCGGGACTGGACCGGACCGGACCGCACAGCTTTTCCGCTCCCGACTACGACGTCTTCGCCGACGATCCGATCGAAACGGGCCTCAGCGAACGCGTCACGTTCGAGGCGGACGGGATCGACTATGCGCTGGTGCGCTGGGGCGGCGGCAATCTCGACCTCGCCGCGGCGCAGCGCGACCTGGCCGCGATCGGGCGCGCCAGCCAGGAGATCTGGGACGGCTATCCCTTCGAGAATTATCTCTACATCGTCCACGCGACCGACGATGTCGGCGGAGCGACCGAATATGCGCGGTCGACCATCATGCAACGGCCGCGGAACAGCTTTGCCGGCGGCGGGTATCGCAGCTTCCTGACAACGGCCGCGCACGAGCTGATCCATGCATGGAACGTGAAGGGGTATCGCGCGGCGGGGATGAACCCGTACGATTATCAGACCGAGAACTATACCGATCTGTTGTGGCTGACCGAAGGTTCGACCAGCTATTTCTCCTACCTGATGATGGCGTGGGCCGATCTGGTCAGCGTCGAAGAGACGCTGGGCACGCTGGAAGGACAGATGCGGTCCAACGCGCTGACTCCGGGACGCGAGGTGCAGTCGCTACGCCAAGCGTCGATGGACGAATGGATCGGGGCGCCCGGCGACATGAGCTACAACGATTCGATCAGCATCTATCGCGAAGGGGCCATCGCCTCGATGTTGCTGGACCTGGAAATGATCGCGCGGACCAATGGGCGGGTCAGTTATCGCGACGTCCACCAGCGCTTGTGGGAGCGGTTCCAGGCGGGGGACGGAGCGTTCACGAGCAATGAGGTGAAGGCGATCCTCCGCGAACTGACAGGGTCGGACTGGAACGACTGGTGGGCGGCGCATATCGATTCGCCGCTCTTGCCCGACTATGCCGCCGCGCTGGCGCCGGTGGGGCTGCAACTCTCGCAGACCCGGTCCGCCGGCGCGACCACGGGCTGGCAGGTTCGGCAAGGCAATGCGGGTGCGACGGTCGGCGCCGTTCCGCGCGGCGGCGCGGCGTGGGATGCAGGCTTCCGCTCGGGCGACGTCATCGTGACGATCGATGGCGAAGAAGCGACGCCGGAGATACTGGACGGGCTGAGCGAACGGTCGCCCGGCACGAGCGTGGGGGTCGGCTATCTGCGCCGCGGGGAACGGTCCGAGAAGATCCTGACGCTCGGCGCTCCCACCGTGTTGCCGGGGATCGAGGCGGTCGCCAATCCCACCGCGGATCAGGCGCGGTTGTTCGAAGCATGGATGCTCAAGCCGCACCCCAACGCTTCATAG
- the rpsD gene encoding 30S ribosomal protein S4 has product MSKRTSAKYKLDRRMGENVFGRPKSPVNKREYGPGQHGQRRKGKMSDYGLQLRAKQKLKGYYGDVTEKQFKRTFQDASNMKGDTSQNLIGLLERRLDMIVYRAKFAPTIWAARQMVSHGHIRVNGVKCNVASRRCDVGDEISLGEKAKEMALVLEAQSLAERDIPDYVGIDSDHQITFTRVPTLDEVPYPVRMEPNLVVEFYSR; this is encoded by the coding sequence ATGTCGAAGCGCACGAGCGCCAAGTATAAACTCGACCGTCGCATGGGCGAAAACGTCTTCGGACGTCCCAAGAGCCCGGTCAACAAGCGCGAATATGGTCCCGGTCAGCACGGCCAGCGTCGTAAGGGCAAGATGTCCGACTACGGCCTGCAGCTGCGCGCCAAGCAGAAGCTCAAGGGCTACTACGGCGACGTCACCGAAAAGCAGTTCAAGCGTACCTTCCAGGACGCCTCGAACATGAAGGGCGATACTTCGCAGAACCTGATCGGCCTGCTCGAGCGTCGTCTCGACATGATCGTCTATCGCGCCAAGTTCGCGCCGACGATCTGGGCCGCGCGCCAGATGGTCAGCCACGGTCACATTCGCGTCAACGGCGTGAAGTGCAACGTCGCCAGCCGCCGTTGTGACGTCGGCGATGAAATCTCGCTGGGCGAAAAGGCCAAGGAAATGGCGCTGGTGCTCGAAGCGCAGAGCCTCGCCGAGCGCGACATCCCCGACTATGTCGGCATCGACAGCGACCACCAGATCACGTTCACCCGCGTTCCCACGCTCGACGAGGTGCCCTACCCCGTCCGCATGGAACCGAACCTGGTCGTCGAATTCTACTCGCGCTAA
- a CDS encoding chorismate mutase, producing MNDIKMPRDCNSMEQVRAGVDHLDRQFVEMLARRFGYMDAAARIKPNREAVRDEARKAEVKAKVDDAARELGVDRALVERIYEDLIETSIAHELIEYDRRDTAR from the coding sequence ATGAACGACATCAAAATGCCGCGCGATTGCAACAGCATGGAGCAGGTCCGTGCGGGTGTCGACCATCTTGATCGGCAGTTCGTCGAAATGCTGGCGCGGCGGTTCGGCTATATGGACGCGGCCGCCCGCATCAAGCCGAACCGCGAGGCGGTGCGGGACGAAGCGCGCAAGGCAGAGGTCAAAGCAAAGGTGGACGACGCGGCGCGCGAACTAGGTGTCGACCGGGCGCTGGTCGAGCGGATCTACGAGGACCTTATCGAGACGAGCATCGCCCACGAGCTGATCGAGTATGACCGGCGCGATACGGCCCGGTAG
- a CDS encoding RNA methyltransferase, producing the protein MSDPRPPVVVLVHPQLGQNIGKAARAMLNFGLTEMRLVAPRDGWPNPDAGPAASGADRILDDAKVFDTTADALADCSLVYASTVRRRDLHTPVVTPEEMASEMHAADGRSAILFGPERSGLEGPDVNLAQKIVTVPINPDFGSLNLAQAVILLAYEWSRGAALAQPTRKDAEPIAPVGELNALIGHLDGALMERGYFFPEDRTEATRATIRTLLTKPQWSSREVKALFSIIKGLEKPAR; encoded by the coding sequence ATGAGTGATCCGCGCCCGCCGGTCGTCGTCCTCGTCCATCCGCAGCTCGGACAGAATATCGGCAAGGCGGCGCGCGCCATGCTCAACTTCGGGCTCACCGAAATGCGCCTCGTGGCCCCGCGCGACGGATGGCCCAACCCCGATGCCGGGCCCGCCGCCAGCGGCGCAGACCGCATCCTCGACGATGCCAAGGTCTTCGACACGACCGCCGATGCCCTGGCCGATTGCAGCCTCGTCTATGCCTCGACCGTGCGCCGCCGCGACCTTCACACCCCCGTCGTCACGCCCGAGGAAATGGCGAGCGAGATGCACGCCGCCGATGGTCGCAGCGCGATCCTGTTCGGCCCCGAACGGTCCGGTCTCGAGGGCCCCGACGTCAATCTGGCGCAGAAGATCGTCACGGTTCCTATCAATCCGGACTTCGGCAGCCTCAATCTCGCGCAGGCCGTCATCCTCCTCGCCTACGAATGGTCGCGCGGCGCCGCTCTGGCGCAGCCCACCCGCAAGGACGCCGAACCCATTGCTCCTGTGGGCGAACTGAACGCGCTGATCGGTCATCTCGACGGCGCGTTGATGGAGCGCGGTTATTTCTTCCCCGAGGACCGCACCGAGGCGACCCGCGCGACCATCCGCACTTTGCTCACGAAACCCCAATGGTCGAGCCGCGAGGTCAAGGCGCTGTTCTCGATCATCAAGGGGCTGGAAAAGCCCGCGCGTTAG
- the nrdR gene encoding transcriptional regulator NrdR, which yields MRCPFCTHEASQVKDSRPSEDGAAIRRRRQCEGCGARFTTFERVQLRDLTVVKKDGKREPFEQAKLQASIRHACRKRNISEGQIERLAHSIQRQLETQGDEVPADMIGEAVMDGLKALDDVAYIRFASVYRDFKEAGDFANFAGSVDDE from the coding sequence ATGCGCTGCCCCTTCTGCACCCATGAAGCGAGCCAGGTGAAGGATTCGCGCCCGTCCGAGGACGGCGCCGCAATCCGTCGTCGGCGCCAGTGCGAAGGTTGCGGCGCGCGCTTCACCACCTTCGAACGGGTCCAGCTGCGCGATCTCACCGTCGTCAAGAAGGACGGCAAGCGCGAACCCTTCGAACAGGCCAAGCTGCAAGCCTCGATCCGGCATGCCTGTCGCAAGCGCAACATTTCGGAAGGGCAGATTGAACGTCTCGCCCACTCGATCCAACGACAGTTGGAAACGCAGGGCGACGAGGTTCCCGCCGACATGATCGGCGAGGCCGTGATGGACGGGCTGAAAGCACTCGACGACGTCGCCTACATTCGCTTCGCCAGCGTGTATCGCGACTTCAAGGAGGCCGGCGATTTCGCCAATTTCGCGGGTTCCGTCGACGATGAGTGA
- the glyA gene encoding serine hydroxymethyltransferase, translated as MATAADIRPDGFFSDSVATTDPDVHRALESELLREQKQIELIASENIVSQAVLDAQGSVLTNKYAEGYPGKRYYQGCAPSDAVEQLAIDRARELFDCAYANVQPHSGAQANGAVNLALIKPGDTILGMSLDAGGHLTHGAKPAQSGKWFDAVQYGVREDDHLIDYDEVARLAKDHRPKLIIAGGSAYPRTIDFERFRDIADSVDAYLHVDMAHFAGLVAAGEHPSPLPHAHVVTTTTHKTLRGPRGGMILTQDESLGKKFNSAVFPGLQGGPLMHVIAAKAVAFGEALRPEFKTYSRQVIRNAQVLCETLKNRGADLISGGTDTHVGLIDLRPLGISGKDADEALERAGITCNKNGVPNDPLPPMKTSGIRVGSPAGTTRGFGEEEFRQIGDMVADVLDGVAKSGGAGDPQIEADVKQRVEVLCDRFPIYPGR; from the coding sequence ATGGCCACCGCCGCAGACATCCGCCCCGACGGCTTTTTCTCCGATTCCGTCGCGACGACCGACCCCGACGTGCATCGCGCGCTCGAGAGCGAATTGTTGCGCGAGCAGAAGCAGATCGAGCTGATTGCGTCGGAAAATATCGTTTCGCAGGCCGTACTCGATGCGCAGGGCTCCGTTCTCACCAACAAATATGCCGAAGGCTATCCCGGCAAACGCTATTATCAGGGGTGCGCGCCCTCCGACGCCGTGGAGCAGCTCGCCATCGACCGTGCCCGCGAACTGTTCGACTGCGCTTACGCCAACGTTCAGCCCCATTCGGGTGCGCAGGCGAACGGCGCGGTCAATCTCGCCCTCATCAAGCCCGGCGACACCATCCTCGGCATGAGTCTCGATGCCGGCGGTCACCTGACCCACGGAGCCAAGCCGGCACAGTCGGGCAAATGGTTTGATGCGGTTCAGTATGGCGTACGCGAGGACGACCATCTCATCGACTATGACGAAGTCGCACGGCTGGCGAAGGACCATCGCCCCAAGCTCATCATCGCGGGCGGCAGCGCCTACCCGCGCACGATCGACTTCGAACGGTTCCGCGATATCGCCGACAGCGTCGACGCCTATCTCCACGTCGACATGGCCCACTTCGCCGGCCTCGTCGCGGCGGGCGAGCATCCCTCGCCTCTTCCTCATGCGCATGTCGTCACCACCACGACCCACAAGACGCTGCGTGGACCGCGGGGCGGCATGATCCTCACGCAGGACGAAAGCCTCGGGAAGAAGTTCAACAGCGCCGTCTTCCCGGGACTGCAAGGCGGCCCCCTCATGCACGTCATCGCGGCCAAGGCGGTCGCATTCGGCGAAGCGCTCCGCCCCGAATTCAAGACCTATTCCCGGCAGGTGATCCGCAACGCCCAGGTGCTCTGCGAGACTTTGAAGAATCGCGGTGCCGATCTCATCTCCGGCGGTACCGACACGCACGTCGGGTTGATCGACCTGCGTCCGCTCGGCATCTCGGGCAAGGATGCCGACGAAGCGCTCGAACGCGCGGGCATCACTTGCAACAAGAATGGCGTTCCGAACGACCCGCTTCCCCCGATGAAGACCAGCGGCATCCGCGTGGGCAGCCCCGCCGGGACGACCCGCGGGTTCGGCGAGGAAGAGTTCCGGCAGATCGGCGACATGGTGGCCGACGTGCTCGACGGCGTGGCGAAAAGCGGGGGCGCGGGCGATCCGCAGATCGAAGCCGACGTCAAACAGCGCGTCGAGGTACTCTGCGACCGCTTCCCGATCTACCCCGGCCGCTAG
- the rpiB gene encoding ribose 5-phosphate isomerase B, with protein MKIALASDHAGFSLKALLVDTLTTAGHEVADLGPVDTDSVDYPDYGAKLADHIAAGNAERGIAICGSGIGISIAVNRNPACRCARVSEPLSAALARQHNDANVIALGERLIGTDMAKAIVEAFLTTPFEGGRHQRRVDKLS; from the coding sequence ATGAAAATCGCACTTGCTTCCGACCATGCCGGCTTTTCCCTCAAGGCGCTGCTGGTCGACACGCTGACCACGGCGGGTCATGAAGTCGCCGACCTTGGTCCCGTCGATACCGACAGCGTCGACTATCCGGACTATGGCGCCAAGCTCGCCGACCATATCGCCGCTGGAAATGCCGAACGCGGCATCGCCATCTGTGGGTCGGGCATCGGCATTTCGATCGCCGTCAACCGCAACCCCGCCTGCCGATGTGCGCGCGTTTCCGAACCCTTGAGCGCGGCGCTCGCCCGACAGCACAACGACGCCAACGTGATCGCGCTCGGCGAACGGCTGATCGGCACCGACATGGCCAAGGCGATCGTCGAGGCGTTTCTGACCACCCCCTTCGAAGGCGGGCGTCACCAGCGCCGCGTCGACAAACTCAGCTAG
- a CDS encoding DUF3429 domain-containing protein, giving the protein MRPFGLPPWIALLGFGGLLPPLALIVLGQLGGPAAHSIEFWGVVYGGLILTFLGGTWWAFASRFPPRKLPTGILILSVMPSLIVFALMVMLFSFAALSPFIAGLIVGGLILFSPLVDAWIARRRYTPRWWMTLRVPLSIILAALTIACGWLA; this is encoded by the coding sequence ATGCGACCCTTCGGCCTGCCACCCTGGATCGCGTTGCTCGGATTTGGCGGCCTCCTGCCGCCGCTGGCGTTGATCGTCCTCGGGCAACTCGGCGGTCCCGCTGCCCACTCGATCGAGTTCTGGGGCGTGGTGTATGGCGGTCTGATCCTGACCTTTCTGGGCGGGACATGGTGGGCGTTCGCGAGCCGGTTTCCGCCGCGCAAGCTGCCGACCGGCATCCTGATCCTGTCGGTAATGCCGAGCCTGATCGTGTTCGCGCTGATGGTGATGCTGTTCAGCTTCGCGGCCCTGTCGCCGTTCATCGCCGGGCTGATCGTGGGCGGCCTCATCCTCTTCTCGCCGCTGGTGGACGCATGGATCGCACGGCGTCGCTACACCCCGCGCTGGTGGATGACTTTGCGCGTGCCATTGTCGATCATTCTGGCAGCGTTGACGATCGCCTGCGGCTGGCTGGCCTAG
- the hemA gene encoding 5-aminolevulinate synthase has protein sequence MDYSSIFKNAIDRLHDEGRYRVFIDIMRNKGAYPNARCFHGHNGPRPITVWCSNDYLGMGQHDKVVAAMEEALHDVGAGSGGTRNIGGNTHLHVHLEAELADLHEKEAALLFTSGYVSNEAALSTLGKLLPGCIILSDELNHASMIAGIRNSGCEKRIFRHNDLEHLEELLRDIPADTPKLIAFESVYSMDGDVAPIEAICDLADRFSALTYLDEVHAVGMYGARGGGISERDGVAERVTMVEGTLGKAFGVMGGYVAADRTIIDCIRSYAPGFIFTTSLSPVLTAGALASVKHLKQSSVERDAQQRSARALKEKMAVAGLPVMESETHIVPLMVGDPVKAKEISDILLAEYGCYVQPINFPTVPRGTERLRFTPGPFHTEAMMDELVKGLMEIWARLNLRDVRAA, from the coding sequence ATGGACTATTCGAGCATCTTCAAGAACGCGATCGACCGCCTTCACGACGAGGGACGATACCGCGTCTTCATCGACATCATGCGCAACAAGGGTGCCTATCCCAACGCGCGCTGTTTCCACGGCCACAACGGACCGCGTCCGATCACGGTCTGGTGCTCCAACGACTATCTGGGGATGGGTCAGCACGACAAGGTCGTCGCCGCGATGGAAGAGGCGTTGCACGACGTCGGCGCGGGCTCGGGCGGCACGCGCAACATCGGCGGCAACACGCATCTCCACGTCCATCTCGAGGCCGAGCTCGCCGACCTCCACGAGAAGGAAGCCGCGCTTCTCTTCACCTCGGGCTACGTCTCGAACGAGGCGGCATTGTCGACGCTGGGCAAGCTGCTTCCCGGCTGCATCATCCTTTCGGACGAACTCAATCACGCCTCGATGATCGCGGGCATTCGCAATTCGGGATGCGAGAAACGGATCTTCCGCCACAACGATCTCGAGCATCTCGAGGAACTGCTGCGCGACATTCCGGCCGACACGCCCAAGCTGATTGCGTTCGAAAGCGTATATTCGATGGACGGCGACGTCGCCCCGATCGAGGCGATCTGCGATCTGGCCGATCGATTCAGCGCGCTGACCTATCTCGACGAGGTGCACGCGGTCGGCATGTACGGCGCGCGGGGTGGCGGCATCTCGGAGCGCGACGGCGTCGCCGAGCGGGTCACGATGGTCGAGGGCACGCTGGGCAAGGCGTTCGGAGTAATGGGCGGCTACGTCGCTGCTGACAGGACCATCATCGATTGCATCCGCAGCTACGCGCCGGGGTTCATCTTCACCACGTCGCTCTCGCCGGTTCTGACCGCGGGCGCGCTCGCCAGCGTGAAGCATCTCAAGCAATCGTCCGTCGAACGCGACGCGCAGCAGCGCTCGGCCCGCGCGCTCAAGGAAAAGATGGCGGTCGCGGGCCTTCCCGTGATGGAAAGCGAGACGCACATCGTCCCGCTGATGGTCGGCGATCCGGTCAAGGCCAAGGAAATCAGCGACATCCTGCTGGCCGAATATGGCTGCTACGTTCAGCCCATCAATTTCCCGACCGTCCCGCGCGGGACCGAGCGGTTGCGCTTCACCCCCGGCCCCTTCCATACCGAGGCGATGATGGACGAGCTGGTGAAAGGGCTGATGGAAATCTGGGCCCGGCTCAATCTGCGAGACGTGCGCGCGGCCTAG
- the murI gene encoding glutamate racemase: MSPDAPLLFFDSGIGGLSILDPTRERLPKAPIVYAADNAAFPYGIRSEAEIAARVPALLGRLVERVRPRLVTIACNTASTIALDHVRAALDVPVVGTVPAIKPAAEQSRSRVIGVLGTEATVRQPYVDTLASDFATDCTVLRHGSATLVELAERRLTGEPVERAEVIAAARPLFDQPGGENLDTVVLACTHFPLVADWLREEHPDVTFIDGGQGIARRIAYLTKDQNWPETRPPGRGLLTAPATPGLAKALTRFGITDLSTL, from the coding sequence ATGTCGCCCGACGCCCCCCTTCTCTTCTTCGATTCCGGCATCGGCGGATTGTCGATCCTCGACCCGACTCGCGAGCGGTTGCCGAAGGCGCCGATCGTCTATGCAGCCGACAACGCGGCCTTTCCCTACGGAATACGCAGTGAGGCCGAGATCGCCGCGCGGGTTCCCGCCCTGCTCGGTCGGCTCGTCGAACGAGTGCGGCCGAGACTGGTGACCATTGCCTGCAACACCGCCAGCACAATTGCGCTGGACCATGTCCGGGCCGCGCTCGACGTGCCGGTGGTCGGCACCGTTCCCGCGATCAAGCCCGCCGCCGAACAAAGCCGGTCCCGGGTCATCGGCGTGCTGGGTACCGAAGCCACGGTGCGCCAACCCTATGTCGATACGCTGGCCAGCGATTTTGCGACCGACTGCACCGTGCTCCGCCACGGCTCCGCCACGCTGGTCGAACTGGCGGAACGTCGGCTAACGGGCGAACCCGTCGAACGGGCCGAGGTGATCGCCGCCGCCCGTCCGCTGTTCGATCAGCCGGGTGGCGAGAATCTCGACACCGTCGTCCTCGCCTGCACGCATTTTCCCTTGGTCGCCGACTGGCTGCGCGAGGAGCATCCTGACGTGACCTTCATCGACGGGGGACAGGGCATCGCGCGCCGGATCGCCTATCTGACGAAGGACCAGAACTGGCCCGAGACCCGCCCCCCGGGTCGCGGCCTCCTTACCGCGCCCGCCACGCCAGGTCTCGCAAAGGCGCTGACCCGCTTCGGAATCACCGACCTTTCGACCCTTTGA
- a CDS encoding EF-hand domain-containing protein: protein MSTSPDPLTSREREVLAGILDHKTAKEMALELGISHHAVEKRLKRARQKLGADTSLDAARLHRDRYGRTVSGSPDLEAEGQPEQQTTEPTHVGFKTVRKGTLIMTTIGILAAGAYAFFALSSSPASQSAQGTQEEAVENALTGELGAAAEGFARIDLDGTGYIERDEFVPASLVGSLAQSRMPKHFDLDAALAESMRRRKALFTILDGDEDGRIDKGEYEAAFLEGMVPRTFFTAELGDFAEPGDFSGGEPFKYSNRVAFTPPPGEDLYDFAFARTDRDSSGAIELNEFLTSSFRSGRPTFQGFEKEAREIFAFMDRDEDGRVTANEFATVSFTDDAGNEYLFEVVPYEDR from the coding sequence ATGTCCACGTCCCCCGACCCGCTGACGAGCCGCGAACGCGAAGTTCTTGCAGGGATCCTCGATCACAAGACCGCCAAGGAGATGGCTCTCGAGCTCGGCATCTCGCACCACGCGGTCGAAAAGCGCCTCAAGCGCGCTCGCCAGAAGCTTGGCGCCGATACTTCCCTCGATGCGGCGCGGCTGCATCGCGACCGCTACGGTCGAACCGTATCCGGTTCACCGGACCTAGAGGCAGAGGGCCAGCCGGAGCAGCAGACTACCGAGCCGACACATGTTGGCTTCAAGACTGTTCGCAAAGGAACCCTCATCATGACGACAATCGGCATTCTGGCGGCGGGCGCGTACGCCTTTTTCGCTCTCTCATCGTCCCCCGCATCCCAGTCGGCACAGGGAACCCAGGAAGAGGCGGTCGAGAATGCCTTGACCGGTGAACTGGGCGCCGCAGCCGAGGGATTCGCCCGGATCGACCTCGACGGAACGGGCTATATCGAACGCGACGAATTCGTCCCTGCTTCGCTGGTGGGCAGTCTGGCCCAAAGCCGAATGCCCAAACATTTCGATCTGGACGCCGCCCTTGCCGAGTCTATGCGGCGGCGCAAGGCATTGTTCACGATCCTCGACGGCGATGAAGACGGCCGGATCGACAAGGGCGAATATGAAGCGGCTTTTCTCGAAGGGATGGTCCCGCGCACCTTCTTTACTGCAGAGCTTGGCGATTTTGCAGAGCCGGGTGATTTTTCGGGCGGCGAGCCATTCAAATATTCCAATCGCGTCGCATTCACGCCTCCCCCCGGTGAAGACCTTTACGACTTCGCCTTCGCTCGGACCGACCGCGATTCCTCCGGTGCCATCGAACTGAACGAGTTTCTCACCAGCTCCTTTCGATCGGGTCGCCCGACCTTCCAGGGGTTCGAGAAGGAGGCGCGCGAGATCTTCGCCTTCATGGACCGGGACGAGGACGGTCGTGTCACGGCAAACGAATTTGCGACGGTCAGTTTCACGGACGATGCGGGCAACGAATATCTGTTCGAAGTCGTGCCCTACGAAGACCGGTAG